A portion of the Pleurocapsa minor HA4230-MV1 genome contains these proteins:
- a CDS encoding UPF0175 family protein codes for MQITIDIPEAIGQQLTAQWGNVSQRAKEALAVEAYRTGSLTSAQVQSLLNLSSLWEVEEFFKKSQAYLNYTELDLEQDRQTLNNLLSE; via the coding sequence ATGCAAATAACAATAGATATTCCTGAAGCAATAGGACAACAATTAACAGCCCAGTGGGGAAATGTATCTCAACGAGCTAAGGAAGCTTTAGCTGTAGAAGCTTACCGTACTGGCTCTCTTACCTCAGCACAAGTTCAAAGTTTACTTAATCTATCTTCTCTTTGGGAAGTTGAGGAGTTTTTTAAAAAGTCGCAAGCTTACTTAAATTATACGGAGTTAGATTTAGAACAAGACAGGCAAACTCTGAATAATCTTTTGTCTGAATGA